A section of the Bombus huntii isolate Logan2020A chromosome 5, iyBomHunt1.1, whole genome shotgun sequence genome encodes:
- the LOC126866159 gene encoding uncharacterized protein LOC126866159, translating to MYAQCQNILTNKQLRMNLNPISIKLEQLSNFPANIVIENGFKCIYMKILFVDHTIVTPCYIPNRIMYFEFVKCFLCEEFQPKELVNFLTTKFLTVQVIGVRIIEPSISDRPDHDKSVSKSSKAVTKEEFLLGIAKFDVSDLLRGFWEVKLTNDLIHPCNIFATNIDYTDDERKKILWKNSPLTSDTFTSYSTSMKIKIRATCDLRIIQKKIIRHENIFNRIFFTLNDLKLANDILKDVSLHNSNLLTIYESSIEDNNLKVKF from the exons ATGTACGCACAGtgtcaaaatattttaacgaacaaGCAATTACGCATGAATTTGAATCCTATATCGATCAAATTGGAACAGTTATCGAATTTCCCGGCCAATATAGTGATTGAAAACGGTTTCAagtgtatatatatgaaaattcTTTTCGTAGATCATACGATTGTCACACCATGCTATATTCCAAATAGAATCATGTATTTCGAATTTGTTAAGTGCTTCCTCTGTGAGGAATTTCAACCGAAAGAATTGGTTAATTTTCTTACAACAAAATTTCTTACTGTCCAG GTAATTGGCGTACGAATTATTGAACCCTCAATTTCTGACCGACCTGACCATGATAAATCGGTATCAAAATCATCTAAAGCAGTCACGAAAGAGGAATTTTTACTAGGAATTGCTAAATTTGATGTATCTGATCTTTTGAGAGGATTTTGGGAAGTAAAATTGACAAATGACTTGATTCATCCTTGCAACATATTTGCTACCAATATTGACTATACAGATGatgagagaaagaaaattttgtgGAAGAATTCACCTCTTACTTCAGATACTTTTACATCGTACAGTAcatcgatgaaaattaaaattcgtgCAACGTGTGATTTGCGAATAATTCAAAAGAAGATCATTCGAcatgaaaatatattcaatagaatatttttcactttGAACGATTTGAAATTAGCTAATGATATTTTGAAAGATGTATCTCTTCATAATTCCAACTTACTGACCATTTACGAATCTTCAATAGAAGAcaataatttaaaagtaaaattttga
- the LOC126866149 gene encoding Y+L amino acid transporter 2, translating to MVSQIFDESPKGMQLVNSDDESQTHIPTNKQVGGTNKVQMKKQLGLLEGVAIILGIICGSGIFISPKGVIIEVGSVGVSLIVWVLCGLLSMVGALCYAELGTCIPRSGGDYAYIYEAFGDLPAFLYLWAANLIFVPTTNAIMGLTFAEYVLKPFFPNCSIPDNSVRLLAAVTICLLTFANCYDVKETSKMQNVFIFAKVGALIIIIIAGLVWIMLGHTENFENAFENTITDPSKIAVAFCSGIFSYSGWNYLNFMTEELKDPYVNLPRAIYISLPLVTFIYVLANVAYLSVLTPTAMIASHAIAVTFGDQLLGVMAWTIPVMVAICAFGGLSVHIMTSSRMCFVGARNGHFPSMLSHINISRFTPTPALVFLCILSLVMLCTSDIFVLITYCSIVESFFIMLSVSGVLWLRYKQPNMSRPIKMPLWIPITFVCICAFLVFFPSYQRPYEVGIGALITLSGIPAYFIGVRWKNKPLWFQQLILEITYTVQKLFISATEERDH from the exons ATGGTTTCTCAAATATTTGATGAATCTCCAAAAGGTATGCAATTAGTTAATTCAGATGATGAATCTCAGACTCATATACCAACTAATAAACAAGTTGGTGGTACtaataaagtacaaatgaAAAAACAGCTTGGCCTTTTAGAAGGAGTTGCAATTATTTTAGGAATTATATGCGGTTCAG GTATTTTCATTTCTCCAAAAGGTGTAATCATAGAAGTAGGAAGTGTTGGAGTTTCTTTAATTGTTTGGGTTTTATGCGGTTTACTTTCCATGGTGGGAGCATTATGCTATGCTGAATTGGGTACTTGCATACCTCGTAGTGGTGGAGATTATGCTTATATTTATGAGGCTTTTGGTGATTTACCtgcttttctatatttatggGCAGCTAACTTAATTTTTGT ACCAACTACAAATGCTATCATGGGATTAACTTTTGCTGAATATGTTTTAAAACCATTTTTTCCCAATTGTTCTATTCCAGATAATAGCGTACGTCTACTGGCAGCAGTTACTATTT GTTTACTTACATTCGCAAATTGTTATGATGTTAAAGAAACATCTAAAATGCAAAATGTATTCATATTTGCTAAAGTTGGtgcattaataattataattattgctGGGTTGGTTTGGATAATGTTAG GACATacagaaaattttgaaaatgccTTTGAAAATACAATCACCGATCCTAGCAAAATCGCAGTTGCCTTTTGTTCTggtatattttcatattctgGATGGAATTACTTAAATTTTATGACTGAAGAATTGAAAGATCCTTATGT aaATTTACCACGAGCTATATACATATCACTACCTTTAGTTACTTTCATTTATGTGTTGGCAAATGTAGCTTATTTATCAGTTTTAACACCAACTGCAATGATTGCCTCTCATGCAATTGCTGTG acTTTTGGAGATCAACTTCTTGGTGTGATGGCATGGACAATACCTGTAATGGTAGCTATATGTGCATTTGGAGGATTAAGTGTTCATATTATGACATCGTCTCGAATGTGTTTTGTTGGTGCTAGGAACGGACATTTTCCTTCAATGTTAAGtcatattaatatttcgaGATTTACACCTACACCGGCCTTAGTTTTtctt tgtATATTATCTTTAGTAATGCTGTGCACAAGTGATATTTTTGTATTGATTACATACTGCAGCATAGTcgaatcattttttataatgttatcaGTATCTGGTGTTTTATGGCTTCGTTATAAACAGCCCAATATGAGTCGACCCATTAAA atgcCTTTATGGATTCCTATCACGTTTGTATGCATATGTGcatttttagtattttttcCTTCCTACCAAAGACCATATGAAGTTGGAATAGGTGCCTTAATAACTTTATCTGGAATTCCAGCTTATTTTATTGGTGTTAGATGGAAAAATAAGCCACTATggtttcaacaacttattc TTGAAATTACTTATACCgttcaaaaattattcatatcTGCCACCGAGGAACGGGATCATTGA
- the LOC126866163 gene encoding V-type proton ATPase subunit F, with protein sequence MALHSAGKGKLLAVIGDEDTCVGFLLGGVGEINKHRQPNFMVVDKNTAVSDIEDTFKRFIKRDDIDIILINQNVAEMIRHVIDSHTQPIPSVLEIPSKDHPYDASKDSILRRAKGMFNPEDIH encoded by the exons ATGGCTTTACATTCAGCGGGGAAAGGGAAACTTCTTGCTGTGATCGGAGACGAG GATACTTGTGTTGGATTTCTTTTGGGCGGGGTTGgtgaaattaataaacatCGACAACCCAATTTTATGGTCGTAGATAAAA ATACAGCTGTAAGTGACATAGAAGATACGTTTAAACGTTTCATTAAACGAGATGATATTGATATTATACTTATAAATCAAAAT GTTGCTGAAATGATTCGTCACGTAATTGATAGCCACACACAACCCATACCTTCAGTATTAGAAATTCCAAGTAAAGACCATCCATATGATGCCAGTAAGGATTCTATTTTAAGGCGTGCTAAG GGAATGTTTAATCCAGAAGATATACATTAA